TATGTGTAATTTGGGCTGTCTTCATCAAAAGTTATCTTCTCAAAATATAAGACAccattctgttgtgttttgttcaaaaagtatttaatgGGCATCAGGCACTGCTCCATAATGCAAAAGACAAAATGGAGAAGTCCGGAAAGCTTGTTTTGCACTAAGAACACCGCGTTCTCTCCCTGGGCGGCCTGGGGGCTGCCCTCATGAGGTGAGTGTGCTCGCCCCTTGTCACATCAGAGATGGAGTGCATTGAACTAAAGGGAGAAACCCGATCCAAGTGGTCAGGCTAACCTTCAGTGTTGGTGGTCTGTCCATTGCCTGAGGACATCTTCTCAAAGATTGCCCTCCCCCGTTTCACGCTGGACACTTCCATCAGAGAAATGTCTGTCTGGCTCCCAGGCTGAGTGGCCAGTGCTGGTGGCAGTGAGCTTCTGCCACTTTCTGCTTCCTGTTGGAAGACATGAAGGAGATGTGAGTTAGAAGCTACTGGGAGGAGCCAGGTAGGGCTTTCCGGGGGCAGAAAGGATATGAAGAGGCAGCAGATTGGAAGGGGGTGCTGTTCTGGCAGTAGTTTTCTCCAAGTCCTCAGGGAGAGTGCGGGAATCCTTTTCAGCTGCAGAACCTGCGTGCACTCACCTTCCTGCCACCCAGGGTCTCAAAgtggctctgcagctccttgacagagatggggaaggtctcAGTCCGGCGAGGGCCACCCAGGGTCACGTCTGCCCTCCCGCTGTCTGCCGCGGCTTCCTCCACggtgctgcctgggctggctTTCTCTGGTGCCAGGGACCGTGGGGCTGGCAGGCGTTGGAAGGCCAGGCTAGGTGTCAGAGCACTGGCAGACTCCCATCTCTTCATGAGGAGCTTCACAGAGCTCTTCTGCATGGTCAAGTCGGGCAGCTCCATTGCGCCCTGCCAATGCAACAGGTACCTCATGACATAGCTTGTATTTCAGACTGAGCTTCCGTCTGCATTGTTGGCTTGTGGGGActtgttcatttgctttctttgttttgggaCAAATCTTTAACCAGGGTTTGAGTGGTTTGCAGTATTTCATGGGGGAGGAAGAAGCACAGGAGAAGCGCTAGGTTTCTGCAACCCAAGGGTACTCATGAAGGAAATTCCAAAGAATTTGACTTCAGGCCTCAACCTGACTTTAAGCCACTTTCCCCACCTGCTCATGATCACTTAAATCACTACAGAATGCTGAGGGCAATTCATTCTTAAGTCAAATGCTTGGTGAAGACTGCATGTCTGACACTGTCAGGGACTTGAATTGTTTCCTGGGCTTTGTAGAGCCTTCTTAGCCTTTGTGAAAATGCAGGAGGAAAATTGGGGAATAAGAAAACCCAAAGAGGTTTGGAGTTGGGCTTCAATGGCCTATAGCATTTCATACCATCTTTGTTGACTGTACTTCTTAACTTTTGCTGGCCACTTTTAAAGCTACCATGCTTAAATCACGCCAGAGGATAGCACAAACTAAGGGCttggctgctttttgtttgatgGCCATGCtgggcaggaaggcagagggaTGTGAGAGAGAGAACCAGAAGCTGCTTCAGTTCTTTCCTCTATCTGGTGACTAATATTCATTGGCCACGGTACTAGAGGATCTCTTCTCCACTAAAGACTCCCTGAAAGTGCACGTGAGAGCTAGCTGCACGCTTCTGACACTGTCACTGGAAGAGcttgcagtttttcttctgcaggtaaGCAGAGCCGCAAGTAtctgaagcattttgtttttttttttcttttgctccctCTCGCCCATTTATCACATGAAGAGTATCTTTGCGCTAGACCACATACGtccaaaaaaatgcacaaacatGCGTATTCTTAAGGAGCTAATCTTACCGCTTGGCTCTTCTCAgttgaattttccttttgtgactCTGCTGCACACATTGCGTGCCTGTTGAAAGGAAGGCAAATTTAAACATTCTCTTATTCACTGGTCTCATTTGACTAACGAATGTGCAGCTAGATCGACAGTTCACAGTATGCATTGGAGAAAAGCCTCATCCTACCTCGTCCGTCACAATCTCACTTCCAAGAAGTGATGGCCGCAGGAAGAGGTGCCGCCTTTTAACCTGCCTGTCTGCATTGTGAGCACACAATCAGTGCACAGTGTCCAGGTTACCGTCTCCATGTGTGGGCATATGGAAACCAAGGCAACCAAGCCGGCCTCCTGTCTTTCCTTACCCCAACAGACCCACCAGAGACTCCTCGGAATCTGTTGAGATTCTGTTGTTGGTGCACAACCTTTCCCAGAAAGAACTTGGTGTCCTTAGGGACAAGTTCTTGGGCAGACTGTTGCCATAGATAGTAAATGCCCTCAAACAGAGAGACCattggtttttcatttttattctccatTACTCAGCTAACTTCAAATTCTCTCTTAGAGCTAACTGGCAGAATTGTTTGACTAGCTCTGGCATGCCgtgcttggttttctttcatttactcatgctggtgttttttgtgtgtgtttcttttttgatacCTAAGAGAAATATCAAAATGTTGGGTAATTTACCCTTTGGGGCGTTCTCTCTTCCTGTAGATGGAGGGGACTTCTGACTCAGGCTACAGCTCTTTGGCCAACAAAACTTTTGAAGGACTCTCTCGTAAGCCAACCCATTTTATGATGCCACAAAAGTACGAgggcagaagcagagaaagctaAGGACTGTAGATTTAAGTAGAGAGTTAACATTTGGCAGTTATGTACCTTCCTTTGGAAAAGGATCAGGGAGATCAAGGTGACTTAATCAAAAAAGTGATTACTTAGATGAAAATATcaaggaaaatgcagatttcaatactaagaaaggaaagaagtctAATTTAGTGGAACACCTCTTTGGAAGTAGTGCCAGTACCGTCCTCCTTTCTAAAAGTAAAGACATGACACCTTTTGACATAGACTGGGAGTTTAGTAATACTCTTCTTGTTGATAAAAACAGTCAAGTCAAAGTAAAAGAAGACAATGatcttttcagtgaaagaagaaGCCTAAACAGACACAGTCTGCAACAATCTACACTCAAGCCAGGAGTTAAAACTTGCCTTACGCTAGGACTGGCAGGGATGGaattaactttccctgcagcagcccatacagtgctgtgttctgcaattgtagctaaaacagcactggtatcacaccagtgttttgtctattactgagcaatactggcaccacatcaggactccctccaagccccaagagccagcaggctgggggtgggcaagtgatggggaggggacatcaccagggcagctgacctaaactgaccaaagggatattccatgccatgtgatgtcacactcagcaataaaaggtgggaaaggggaaggaggcatGGGGGCTTTTGTTGTGGAAGAGTCTGCcctcccaaacaaccactaCACGTATTGAGGCTCTGCTTCCCCGGGCATGGCCAAACATCCGAACATTGCTCACTGATGACAAGTAGAgagtaactgcttttctctctctgtggtTCCATGCagcctttgctgttttttttttcttctttttttttcttttccctcttccttttccctttaattaaattgtccttatctcaaaccttgagctctttgtgtcgtattttctcccctttcccctttgaggagggggagtgagagagcagctgtggtggaactcagctgcccacccaagtaaaaaCACCACGCTATGCAGAATTGGGAGGTCAGGTAGCCACGAATACAGACAAATTCCATCACAAAGATGTTTCACTGAAGAAGGACTGTACAGGGAGATCTTCTGGGAGTGCAGCCACAGCTAGTTTGCCTTTTCCAGAGCTAATCCAGGCCTCTCTTAAATCATTTCTAGTGAGACAGTAGGGAAGGTTGAGAGATAAAATGGAGTCTTGGGGAGGAGGTTTCCAATTGCTATATCTCTAGCGTTGTACAATGCATAAGAGTCAGACCAACGCTGCTTTTAATGAGATCCCACTTTCTTTTTGCAGTGGCTTTGAAATGGCCACACAGATATCACAGGCATGCATGTTTTACACGTCTTCTGGGAATTTTTACCTCCCAGAAGCACaggaccttaaaaaaaaaccaaccaaccaaccaaccaaccaaccaaacaaacaaaaaaaatccccacccacccacccaaccaccaccaccaccaccaccaacaacaacaacaaaaaccaaaccaaaccaagccaccaccaccaccaccaaaacaaacaaacaaaaacacctacATGTGGCCTTTTTCATTGCCAGGAAGTGTCTAACTTTCCTTGGGGTTCTTTGCTGTGGTGATCAGTTGTGCTCTAAAAGGGCTAGAAGTGGCCCAGGTCATTGCTCCTTTCCTCACAGGGCTGCACTTTTATCTTGTCTGTGCTTGGTTGCATCTGCTGCCTAACAAGAACGTACAGCCTTTGTGGGTTACAGCCTTTCTACACTCTGAGACTGTAGAAAACCATGGAAAAACAGTTAATCTTTTACACAAAGTCATATCTTCAGCTGCTCTTACCTGAGTTGGGAGTTGGCGTCTTTCACACTGAAGTTCTTTGTGCTCAGTGTACATCCACGCTAGTTTATCATTTGGTGTTAGTCTGTCCTCATTTTCAAGAGGGTGAGATTCAAATGACTATCCAACAAACATCTACTTTAGTGTATTCTGAGCACTTTCCAGGCTCCCTTGACTGCACCAAGTAGCCTTCCATTCAGCGTAATAGGTACTTATACAGCTAGTGCACATATAGAAAACTAATTTCAGACTCCTAATTTCAAACTGAATCTCACCCAGAGTTTTTCAATAGCACATCTTCACATCTTTAAGCTTCCTTCCTTGCCCTGTCAACACTCTGGTTCTTCACGTTTGTTGCAACAGATCAGAGTTGTTAACTGATTGCTGATCTGTTGtccaaacagggaaaaaatgataaCAAGTCTAGGCACTTTTTGTTGCTGATCATTCCATAACTATTGTGAACCTTACTACTGCTACAAACATCCATATCTCatcttactaaaaaaaaaaacagttttaggaaACAGTGATAGTGATCAGACAGACAGAGTAGCAGCCAGAATTTACACTAAATGGAAATTTTTCCCACGTGCTTTGAATTTGTATAATAATTTTAGGTCTCCTTGGATCAGAAGGGAGATAATGAATAGAACTACAAGCCGACATCCTTTCCAGGAATTTGAATGAATTTGAGATGAGCAAAAGGGAGAGATGAAGACTGAGTTAACTTGTCTGACATCTTCCCCATTGAATTAATGGGTGTGAGATACCCATCtatgtttatataaacatattatGTTATTATGTTTTGAATAAATAGGTTTGCAAAGAAGGAGGATAAGGAACAGAGGTTGGTAAATtgagggacttttttttttttttgccacaatTAACATGGTAACAAATTGTCTCATCTCTTAAACAAAGTCATGAATAATCCAAGGACATTTCATAATGACAGAATTTCAGAaaccacagaaatgaagatgCATCTCGCTAAGTGTCCCTTTATGGTCATATTACATCTGTGCTTATGCTCCAACTCATTCCAGTAATTCaagggcttttttatttatgtgcacAGATAAGACCCTCCTGAGACTTCTCCGGGCAAAACAATGCCAGCTATTTCAGCCTCTCCTCTTATGTCAGAGGCTACTGTACCTTAATTATCCTCATGGTCTTTGATGAACTTATTCTAGTATGTCCATGTTTCTTTTGTACTTGAGATACCtgaactggacccagcactaCGGATGTCTTGCCAGTTCTGAGTAGAGGAGAGGGaccacctcccttgccctgctggtgatgcagcccaggattcTCTAGACTTTCTTTGTTGCTTATGGACTTTGCTTACTTATGGTCAACTTACTGTTCACCAAGACTTCCAGATCCTTTTCAGCCAATATGCTTTCCAGCCAGTAGGCCCCAGTATATACTGCTGTAAGAGGTTATTCCTCTCCGGGTGCAGGATTTTGCACTTCCCTTGTTGAACTTCTTGAGGTTCCTGCTGGACCTCTTCTCCAACCTTTCAaagtccctctgaatggcagcatgaccctctggtgtatcagccactTCTCTCAGTTTCATGTATTCTGCAAACTTACCCACGGTGTATACTATGTCTTATCgtccaggtcattaatgaagatgttaaacactATCGGTATCAACATGTACCAAAACCCAGGGTACCACTATTGTCTGGGTTTTAGCTGGAATTTGTGCTGCTGATCACAGACTTTTGAGCCTTGCAATCTAGACAATTTCAGTCCTTCTCATTGTCCATATATCTAGTCTGTATTTCATAACTTTGTCAGTGGGAACGTTACGatgacagtatcaaaagctGTCCTAAAATTAAGACAAATAACAACCCTTGTTCTCACCTCATCTGTTGAGCTAATCATCTCCTCATACAAGACTGTTAGGTTGGTCAGACATGTTTTCTCCTTCATAAATCTATGCTGACTGATCCCaattatcttcttttccttcatatatttgaaaacatttcctggATTATttgctccatcacctttccagggactgaggtgagaatgactggcctgtagttcctcctgcttgctttcttcctgcccTCAAGAACTTTGCCATATCACTGTGACCTTTTGAAGACAATTGAAAGTGGTCTTGCAATCAGGCAGCTTTCTCAGAACTTGTGGGTGAATGATATCAGGCCCCAGGGACTTCTGTGcagtttgtttaaatgtttcctaatCTGATTGTCCTCCATCTTTCTTGCTCCTGGCTTTCCCACTAGTCTCAAGGACCTGTGATTCCTGAAGGCTGGTATATTACCTGTAAAGACTGATGCAAAGAAGCCAATGAATACATCTTCATCATGCCATTTGTCACTGTTTTCCTCaccccatttttcctttttccttccctagtttccctttttctgttatACCTATAGAAACTGTTCCTTCCATATTTGACCCCAGGTGGGCGTTGGCTTTCCAATTTGCACAAGCAGAAAGTGTCTCTTTGTTCCTCCAGAGTCAATTCTCCCTGCTTCCACCTCTTTTTGTCAGGAGGTCCTTGTTCACCCCTGCAGGCGCTCTGCTACCTTTGCCTGATTTCCTTCTAATCAGGGTAGGCCgctcttgagcttggaggaggtgatccttgcAAATCAACCAGGTGTCCTGGACTCTGTTTCCTGATAACATCCCATGGAATTCATCCATGAATGTTCCTGAATAAGCGAGAAACATTGACATTAATACAAAGTATGAGTCTGAATCAGACACTAATTCAGAAATTAGCATGTGACAAAAGATTCCTTTAGAagcaaataatttgaaaaggaaattgttACAGACACACAATTAAACACTCAAGAGACAGTATGATAGTTAAGATTAGCAGAGGAATATTAATGCTGCCTCTTACAAATGTGTTTATTGATAAATATTTACACAGTAAATACACAACATTAAATTAGGCAGTTCCATGCCCTAAGTATCCTTAAATTATGCAACTAGGTATGGCACTTTAATATGTGAAAATTGTGTGAAAGTCATCAGTGTGAAATTTACAAAATACGTTCCCTATGAACTATCCTGCAGATGCTTTAAgacattgtggaaaaaaaataagtcaaatgATACTGGAGActgaaaataatgcagaaaaactaagaatggcacagagaaagcaacaAAACTGATACAGATGCTCGGAACCACATCTATAGAAGACTGAATAAAGTTGGAGTCCTTGGCTTGAAAGAAGATGACTGATGATATGGCATCAgcctataaaaataattatttttattattattgttattatttttgtaatctaAGAGGCAGCATCCGATGACATTGCTAAACAATAAAAGGCAGTTTGCAAGCACTGTATAATTACATTGTGAAATTTGTTCTTAAGGATTTGTGCCACTGGATATTAAAGACTCtaaaagtgaaagcaaataTTGAAAGGAGCAGGCAAACTGACAGAGACTAGGTCTGTTGGTGAGTCTTCAGGCATTCTGGTTTGCCTCAGGAAATCCATGAAGTTGGCCACAGTAAGAGTTAGAAATCCAGGCTACTACAGCCTACGTCTTATCCACTACCACAGACAGCAGTTTctttacaactttttttcccagtcacaTATACTTTGAGTCTAAGCTAAAAACTGCTATTTAGGTTGTGCAAGAACAAGATTTTCTGTTACATACAGATGACAGAACCCCCAACCCATTTTCTACATTCAATGGAAAATGCCATTAGTAAGAAACTCCAATTAAAGTTTTTTAGGTAAAAATTTAACAGCCTCAATATCTCAAGATGAAATGTGACCAGCAAACTTCAATCCTGTCCCCTGCCTGCCTTCTAAACATAAGTGGATTAAACTGTTTGGTCTTGCAAGATGCTGAAAGAAAGTGGTACATTCAGGGGTAGATTTCAGCTTTGGAGCCCTaactctgaaattaattttcccctGGTAGGCTGAACATATTCCTTTTAAAGTCATGTTTCCGCTGTTTTGTGTCCCTTTGAAGAGAAGATGACTCTTGCTTAGAGATTGAAGTAGTGAATAATTGAGAATTTGTGTAAAACAGTGATTGAGaataatttttagtttattGTTAAATCATGGAATCTTATGTTGGAGAGGAGaattatatgtgtgtgtatatagatGGACTTGGACTAACATTTTGGGTACAAAGAACACAGGATGAACTTTCTTACCATAGATTACAAAATCCAGGTAAACCATCAAATAGCTGTTATTCTGGAATGAGTGTGTTGTAGTACTATTAGAGAGAAATACTGTGCACAATTGTGTCtttacaaaatactttaaacTTCGAGGTTCAGCCTGGGGatcaaatgtttaaataaagctAGGGCCTGTTTTGCCTTTATGTGACAGGTGACAAGTCTATTGACAAAAACAGACCCTGATCCAACAGGAAGTGATGCTCCTTTAGACTTGGTTTTGGTCAGTAGTTAAGACATTAGAGAAAATTTGATTTTcgaggaaaagaaaatgagttaaatCTAATTTGCTCCAGCCTCAATAAAATGCTTGATCTGGTagctataaggaaaaaaaaataaggtttctTAAGAAAGAGAAGGTGGTTATAATTGCAGAATAATTGCAGATTCAGGTTTTCACATGGAATGCCAGATGAGCTAATACCAATTACTGATGGTGCCAGAAACTTAAGAAGCATTATCATTTCAAGAGAAAACTGGGCTGGCATTCAGGAAGAAGTGTGTGAGCTTTAGAAGTGAAGGAATTGAAACAGTagttcaaaatataattttatgaaaaaaatataagtcCCTAAAGATGAAGcattatttgtttataaaagtaGTTATTTGGTATGTTACCTACAGTAGCTCTTAACAAACCTGAGGCCTGCTCTGGTATTCCTGAACAGGCCTTTCCCTGATTATAGGCTTTGTTTAACTAGCACAGCACCACACATGTATAAGTAAAGATGCTGTACATACAGGAAAGGCTTACGTGAGTGTTTTAGATAGAAACTCTTATAACTGCATGAAAAATCTCTGTGAGTTTATATTCAAGGTATTGGCAGTGAAAGAACATTAAATATTAACCTGTGGCAAAGGGACAAAGGACCTGTGGCAAAGGGGCAAAGGGACAAATGTTTTGCCTAGGCTGAACATTTAGGCTTTGGACTATTAGGTTGTGGTTTGATAGTTCACAGGCCAGCCTCTACAGGGGagtgagatttaaaaaagaTGCTTTGATGGTACTGTCTTTAGAGATATCCTTCAATACTTGATGTCTCTGCTGGGTAGAGTTATTGTCTTCTTCATTTCTGGTCCTGGGCACAGTACAAGTGTTTTTGGGCACAAAGGGCCGTAGCTGTTTCTTTGCACTTGCTCTTTCCCTAGCAGTGGAAGTAAATTCCCAGGGAAGGTGGTGGATGATGTACTGGGTCCTGTCTGAAATGTCTCTAGTGTTTCTCCAGGAGGACCCTCCAGAGATGGCCTCCCAGTGCATGGCATTTGCACAGGGTGCCCCTAGCAGAGGTTAGAGGCTTTTTGTGGCTTCTCAGATTTTTGCTGTAGTAGCATATCACTTGATTTGAAGAAGCCGTTTTGGGCATTAGACATAGGCAGTTTTGGGTCCAGCTGGCAGGTTTCTGTAGCACAAAACACAACCAGCACTACTTGAAGTCTCCCACTGCAGTTCCTCTTTTTGATTGTGCCCTCACTGGCCTTCTGTGGACCTAGTCAAAGGACTCTTCGCACCGTGTCCTGACATGCCTCTGCCACCACATTTCATGTAGCACTGCTTCTGCTCTCAATTCTGCCATTTCAAACACCCGGACCCATAAGGAATAAATACCATTTTCTCCCAGAAACTTTCTTCATTAAACCAAATATCAATCAATACCATGGCCATGCCACAGAGGACTGTAAGTTTCCTTCACTGTACAGTTCTCAATCCAAAGAtaaaagtctctctctttttttttttttcctataaggCAGGACAGTCTTTACATAAGACAGTGGCAAGGAACACTTGTCCAGACACAACctaatttcctttctccttgttCATTTGGGCATGAACAGAAAATTGTCATTAGTTTCTATTTTgctgtccttttcttttatcttcagtCTGCTTGAAGTTACAAACtctaaatgaaaacagcacCAAATTAATATGCTGTTTACTGGTATTTTCTCAACAGTTAATCTATCATGTGACATACAAAAGAGGGTGAGCCCTTAGGTTTGGCTGAACTAAAGAATTTATGCAAATATGGCAAAGTTATTCATACTTAAACATGGATAGTTTTTCaggtaattttaaaagctgaaaacttTAATTCAGTTTTAGCCTTAGTGTCATGTGAACCCGCTTCATGTAAGGATGAAGAAGTTGCTTCAGCTGGATGTTGCAACACTGCATGTTGAAGATGCTTTCCAGTTCCTGGTTCTTCAGGAGCAGAGCTCCTCCATGCCTACTTGGGCTGCCTGCAGTAGAGAGCCCTTGGCAGGATTCCTACATAACCCAGAATTCTCTGCCAG
The Cygnus olor isolate bCygOlo1 chromosome 3, bCygOlo1.pri.v2, whole genome shotgun sequence genome window above contains:
- the LOC121068242 gene encoding uncharacterized protein LOC121068242 isoform X3 produces the protein MELPDLTMQKSSVKLLMKRWESASALTPSLAFQRLPAPRSLAPEKASPGSTVEEAAADSGRADVTLGGPRRTETFPISVKELQSHFETLGGRKEAESGRSSLPPALATQPGSQTDISLMEVSSVKRGRAIFEKMSSGNGQTTNTEGGGCKAVGGLPKESPPNTGNTLMEFQENVSLKDRMALYQAAVSKAENSNRFANETSATTQLPLSSSTREAECSATATKEAPLEAFQTPE
- the LOC121068242 gene encoding uncharacterized protein LOC121068242 isoform X1, which translates into the protein MELPDLTMQKSSVKLLMKRWESASALTPSLAFQRLPAPRSLAPEKASPGSTVEEAAADSGRADVTLGGPRRTETFPISVKELQSHFETLGGRKEAESGRSSLPPALATQPGSQTDISLMEVSSVKRGRAIFEKMSSGNGQTTNTEGGGCKAVGGLPKESPPNTGNTLMEFQENVSLKDRMALYQAAVSKAENSNRFANTSEEIKSCTVPGGLAAVMKHFENGQMTPSMTTFAHSQHQRKAAEETSATTQLPLSSSTREAECSATATKEAPLEAFQTPE